In a genomic window of Phycisphaerae bacterium:
- a CDS encoding sigma-70 family RNA polymerase sigma factor, with the protein MDDALTRLEALYRDVGPGLLAYLRRRFGDHHAAEDLLQETFLQASRRMEWLAEAVSPRAWLFAIARNVALTAQRRRRPMQRLPADVATRGQPVDARLEHVRRAIAELPDMFRETLELRLRDELSYEEIADVLQIPIGTVRSRLHHALRRLRVAVLDADV; encoded by the coding sequence GTGGACGACGCCCTCACACGCTTGGAAGCTCTCTACCGTGACGTGGGGCCGGGGTTGCTCGCGTACCTGCGCCGGCGCTTCGGCGATCATCATGCCGCGGAGGACCTGCTGCAGGAGACGTTTTTGCAGGCGAGTCGGCGGATGGAATGGCTCGCGGAGGCGGTTTCGCCGCGTGCCTGGCTCTTCGCGATTGCCCGCAACGTGGCGCTGACCGCGCAACGCCGCCGCCGACCGATGCAACGGTTGCCGGCGGATGTGGCAACGCGCGGGCAGCCCGTCGACGCGCGGCTCGAGCACGTGCGGCGCGCGATCGCGGAGCTGCCCGACATGTTTCGAGAGACGCTGGAATTGCGTTTGCGCGACGAGTTGTCGTACGAAGAGATCGCCGATGTCCTGCAGATTCCAATCGGCACGGTGCGGTCGCGGCTGCACCACGCGCTGCGGCGCTTGCGCGTCGCCGTGCTGGACGCGGATGTATGA
- a CDS encoding ADP-ribosylglycohydrolase family protein, producing the protein MLRKVRACAGVVGLVFCAGCAATRSLPVSVYTDKLEGAWVGQMVGVCYGGPYEFRSVGKIDEGEYRAWQPEYIVAALEQDDLYVEMTWLACLEDHGLDVTCADAGAAFAATQYPLWHANEAGRENVRRGIQPPASGHPDHNPHANDIDYQIEADLIGIVCPGLPQEANRLGDVFGHMMNYGDGWYGGLFMQGMYCAAYFENRDVVKVIEAGLACIPAESRYAGCIRDVLTWWRETPHDWRATWRKIEAKYNDDRDCVPGKAFNINAHLNGAYIVMGLLYGGDDFWRVCEIATRCGQDSDCNPSSAAGVWGCMHGLAGIPAEAHAGLPQLGDRKFAHTRYSYGELRATCRRVTEQIIRRAGGKVSPTEFRIPVQPPKPAPLEQWAGPPVKAV; encoded by the coding sequence ATGCTACGAAAGGTCCGCGCGTGTGCGGGAGTCGTCGGGCTCGTGTTCTGCGCTGGTTGTGCTGCCACGCGCTCGTTGCCGGTGAGTGTCTACACGGACAAGTTGGAGGGGGCGTGGGTCGGGCAGATGGTCGGCGTCTGCTACGGCGGGCCGTACGAGTTTCGCTCGGTGGGGAAGATCGATGAGGGCGAGTACCGGGCTTGGCAGCCGGAGTATATCGTCGCCGCGCTGGAGCAGGACGATTTGTACGTCGAGATGACGTGGCTGGCCTGCCTGGAGGATCACGGGCTGGACGTGACGTGTGCGGATGCCGGTGCCGCGTTCGCCGCCACGCAGTATCCGCTCTGGCACGCGAACGAGGCCGGTCGCGAGAATGTCCGTCGCGGGATTCAGCCGCCGGCGAGCGGGCATCCCGATCATAACCCGCACGCGAATGACATCGACTACCAGATCGAGGCGGATCTCATCGGCATTGTGTGCCCCGGCCTGCCGCAGGAAGCCAACCGGCTCGGCGACGTGTTCGGGCACATGATGAACTATGGCGACGGCTGGTACGGTGGCCTGTTCATGCAGGGCATGTATTGTGCCGCGTACTTCGAGAACCGCGACGTCGTGAAGGTGATCGAGGCGGGGCTGGCGTGCATTCCCGCCGAGAGCCGCTACGCGGGCTGCATTCGCGACGTGCTGACGTGGTGGCGCGAGACTCCGCACGACTGGCGGGCTACTTGGCGGAAGATCGAGGCGAAGTACAACGACGATCGCGATTGCGTGCCCGGCAAGGCGTTCAACATCAATGCGCATCTCAATGGCGCTTACATTGTGATGGGGCTGCTGTACGGCGGCGACGATTTCTGGCGGGTGTGCGAGATCGCGACGCGCTGCGGGCAGGATTCGGACTGCAATCCGTCGTCGGCCGCCGGTGTGTGGGGTTGCATGCACGGCCTGGCCGGCATTCCAGCCGAGGCGCACGCCGGGCTGCCGCAGTTGGGCGACCGCAAGTTCGCGCACACGCGCTACAGCTACGGCGAACTCCGCGCGACGTGCCGCCGGGTGACGGAGCAGATCATCCGTCGGGCCGGCGGCAAGGTCTCGCCGACGGAGTTCCGCATCCCGGTGCAGCCGCCGAAGCCGGCCCCGCTGGAGCAATGGGCCGGTCCGCCGGTGAAAGCGGTCTGA
- a CDS encoding aldo/keto reductase family protein, with the protein MRYRRLGRAGVKLSEIGLGSWLTYGFGVADDAARQCIRRAFELGVNFFDTADVYHRGAAEQVLGRELRDLPRRDLVIATKCFFPMSEGVNDRGLSRKHICESLHASLTRLQTDYVDLYQCHRFDPDVELDEVVRAMDDLIRQGKMLYWGVSEWPADAIRRACEIAAQMHAAPPVSNQPEYSLAARRVETNGVQAACSELGLGMVVWSPLKQGVLTGKYSGGKVPRDSRAASREMSMFLKSVDRDLADRVDRLRPIAARVGVSLAQLALAWLLQRDAVTSVIIGATRVEQVDENCQAVGIELAKSEFAAMDEIFPAREWQ; encoded by the coding sequence ATGCGTTATCGCAGACTTGGTCGGGCCGGAGTCAAGCTGTCAGAGATCGGGCTGGGAAGCTGGCTGACGTACGGTTTTGGCGTCGCGGACGATGCGGCCCGGCAGTGCATCCGCCGTGCGTTCGAGCTGGGTGTCAATTTCTTCGACACGGCGGACGTCTATCATCGCGGCGCCGCGGAACAGGTTCTAGGGCGCGAGCTGCGCGACCTTCCGCGGCGCGATCTCGTGATCGCGACCAAGTGTTTCTTCCCGATGAGCGAGGGCGTCAACGACCGGGGCCTGTCGCGGAAGCACATCTGCGAGAGCCTGCACGCTTCGCTGACGCGGCTGCAGACCGACTACGTTGACCTCTATCAGTGCCATCGCTTCGATCCCGACGTCGAGCTGGATGAGGTCGTGCGGGCCATGGACGACCTGATCCGGCAGGGCAAGATGCTGTATTGGGGTGTCAGTGAATGGCCGGCGGACGCGATTCGCCGGGCGTGTGAGATCGCGGCACAGATGCACGCAGCGCCGCCGGTGTCGAACCAGCCCGAATACAGCCTTGCCGCCCGACGGGTGGAGACCAACGGCGTGCAGGCGGCTTGCAGCGAACTCGGCCTGGGGATGGTCGTCTGGAGCCCGCTGAAGCAGGGCGTGCTGACCGGCAAGTACTCCGGCGGCAAGGTCCCGCGCGACAGCCGGGCCGCCAGCCGCGAGATGAGCATGTTTCTGAAGTCGGTCGACCGCGACCTGGCGGACCGGGTGGATCGCCTGCGGCCGATTGCGGCGCGGGTGGGCGTCTCGCTGGCGCAGCTCGCGCTGGCGTGGCTGCTCCAGCGGGATGCTGTCACGAGCGTGATCATCGGTGCGACGCGGGTGGAACAGGTTGACGAGAACTGCCAGGCCGTGGGGATCGAGCTGGCAAAGTCGGAATTCGCCGCCATGGATGAGATCTTCCCGGCGCGCGAGTGGCAGTAA
- a CDS encoding N-acetylmuramoyl-L-alanine amidase: MSEPIRVLRGRALCPAVCLSVVFLLLIGCVTPSPYGRPGTPVPRLGDEIVVCGQLVHTGAPVVLWMDPGGYDAYRAECKFTPEREKPSRPVSESPIRYGTFRRHLPDDVAERVRTEGWSLPLLQQHVDQFVLHYDACGTSRRCFEVLHDLRGLSVHFMLDLDGTIYQTLDVKERAWHAGTANDRSVGIEIANIGAYGDMRTLDKWYARDALGGVHVTLPESMTVSGIRTPDFVARPARNAVQVGEVNGGWLYQYDFTDAQYESLIKLTATLCRVLPRIKPDYPRDANGRLRTSELTAEEMAAFSGLLGHLHVTSGKVDPGPAFDWERLLTGTRRLLR, translated from the coding sequence ATGTCCGAGCCGATTCGTGTTCTCCGCGGGCGTGCGTTGTGCCCGGCGGTCTGCCTGAGCGTGGTCTTTCTGCTGTTGATCGGCTGCGTGACGCCGAGCCCCTATGGTCGGCCGGGGACGCCGGTTCCGCGGCTGGGTGATGAGATCGTCGTCTGCGGCCAGCTTGTGCACACGGGGGCGCCGGTGGTGCTCTGGATGGACCCCGGCGGCTACGACGCATACCGCGCCGAGTGCAAGTTCACGCCGGAGCGCGAAAAGCCCAGCCGGCCGGTCAGCGAGTCTCCGATTCGCTACGGCACGTTCCGGCGCCACCTGCCCGACGACGTCGCCGAGCGCGTGCGGACGGAGGGCTGGAGCCTGCCGCTGTTGCAGCAGCACGTGGACCAGTTCGTGCTGCACTACGACGCGTGCGGCACGTCGCGGCGCTGCTTCGAGGTGCTGCATGATCTGCGCGGGCTCAGCGTGCATTTCATGCTCGATCTCGACGGCACGATCTACCAGACGCTCGATGTGAAGGAGCGGGCCTGGCACGCCGGCACAGCGAATGATCGCAGCGTGGGCATCGAGATCGCGAACATCGGAGCCTATGGGGACATGCGCACGCTGGACAAGTGGTACGCGCGGGATGCGCTGGGGGGCGTGCACGTGACGTTGCCCGAGTCGATGACGGTAAGTGGCATCCGCACGCCGGACTTCGTCGCCCGTCCGGCGCGGAACGCGGTCCAGGTCGGCGAAGTGAACGGCGGTTGGCTGTATCAGTATGATTTTACCGATGCGCAGTACGAGTCGCTGATCAAGCTGACGGCGACGCTGTGCCGCGTGCTGCCGCGGATCAAGCCGGACTATCCGCGGGACGCGAACGGCCGCCTGCGCACGTCGGAGCTGACGGCAGAAGAGATGGCCGCGTTCAGCGGGCTGCTGGGCCATCTGCACGTTACGAGCGGCAAAGTGGACCCCGGGCCGGCGTTCGACTGGGAGCGCCTGCTCACCGGCACGCGGCGCCTGTTGCGTTGA
- a CDS encoding VCBS repeat-containing protein, translating into MRHRITITLVIVSVAWLPSATLAQETRLEISDDGQEVVLLRPDPTDGTVTMRGDDVYYGTAPDWQNTIRRQVGGLQVADVNNDGWPDVIVGCYISNSYPPYTDWENLIYYNTGGQLEANASWVSTDEVSTGDVQVGDINGDGYPDIFSANGGSSMSPSVIYWGSATGPSTSPGWSSQEPGAAWNNYAILFDFDHDNDLDVFTANQGNNPSDPYRPMYGFINNNGTLPTVPGWQSAETSIQNFLAFADYNGDGWEDLAVSKWANFQSGIYKNLNGVLQTTPGWTTGNTDTDKGVAWADVDKNGWPDLALGHSPTLLYGNTAGSLTPVWNSTAAYFGHSDLRFCDVNRDGDPDLAEVHFSNGMTNIYLNRNGALDSAPTWSYDASPVGTALAFGDINGDRWPDLVIGYSGQPCVVVFYAQPPITLGDLNCDGVVNFGDINPFVLALANPETYATLYPDCNILNADINGDGVVSFRDINPFVALLTSAP; encoded by the coding sequence ATGCGGCACCGGATCACGATCACACTCGTCATCGTCTCAGTCGCTTGGCTACCCAGTGCCACTCTGGCCCAGGAAACGCGGTTGGAGATCTCCGATGACGGGCAGGAAGTGGTGCTGCTACGTCCCGACCCGACGGACGGGACCGTCACCATGCGCGGCGACGACGTGTACTACGGCACCGCGCCCGACTGGCAGAATACCATTCGGCGGCAGGTCGGCGGATTGCAGGTCGCCGACGTGAACAACGACGGCTGGCCGGACGTCATCGTTGGCTGTTACATCTCGAACAGCTACCCGCCGTACACGGACTGGGAAAACCTGATCTACTACAACACCGGCGGCCAGCTCGAGGCCAACGCGTCCTGGGTCTCCACGGACGAAGTCTCCACCGGCGACGTCCAGGTGGGCGACATCAACGGCGACGGCTACCCCGACATCTTCTCGGCCAACGGCGGCTCTTCGATGTCGCCGTCCGTGATCTACTGGGGCAGCGCGACAGGTCCCAGCACGTCACCCGGCTGGAGCAGCCAGGAACCCGGTGCCGCGTGGAACAACTACGCAATCCTGTTTGATTTCGACCACGACAACGACCTTGACGTCTTCACAGCCAACCAGGGCAACAACCCGAGCGACCCGTACCGCCCGATGTACGGCTTCATCAACAACAACGGCACCCTGCCGACGGTGCCCGGCTGGCAGTCCGCCGAGACGTCGATTCAGAATTTCCTCGCCTTCGCGGACTACAACGGTGATGGCTGGGAAGATCTGGCCGTCTCGAAATGGGCGAATTTCCAGAGCGGCATCTACAAGAACCTGAACGGCGTGCTGCAGACGACGCCCGGCTGGACCACGGGCAACACCGACACCGACAAAGGCGTGGCCTGGGCCGACGTGGACAAGAACGGCTGGCCGGACCTGGCCCTCGGACACAGCCCGACGCTGCTCTACGGCAACACGGCCGGCAGCCTGACGCCGGTGTGGAATTCGACGGCGGCGTACTTCGGCCACAGCGACCTGCGCTTCTGCGACGTCAATCGCGACGGCGACCCCGACCTGGCCGAGGTGCATTTCTCCAACGGCATGACGAACATCTACCTGAACCGCAACGGCGCGTTGGATAGCGCCCCCACGTGGTCGTACGACGCCAGCCCCGTCGGCACCGCCCTCGCGTTCGGCGACATCAACGGCGACCGCTGGCCTGATCTGGTCATCGGCTATTCCGGCCAGCCCTGTGTGGTCGTGTTCTACGCGCAGCCGCCAATCACGCTCGGCGACCTGAACTGCGACGGCGTAGTGAACTTCGGCGACATCAACCCGTTCGTTCTGGCGCTCGCCAACCCGGAGACATACGCCACGCTGTACCCGGACTGTAATATCCTGAACGCCGATATCAACGGCGACGGGGTTGTCAGCTTCCGCGACATCAACCCGTTCGTCGCGCTACTGACGAGCGCGCCGTAG
- a CDS encoding alpha/beta fold hydrolase, with protein MQFVIGDGVLHCQVLGDGPPILFIHGFPLSHEMWLPVADQLRDRWRCILPDLRGHGRSAVSPEVTITQFADDLAALLDAISETRPVVPVGLSMGGVIALEFFRQQRARLRALVLANCRANAETPEGIARRAALAQSVLRDGSQVAADAMIGDLFAPAAPAGLRSEWRARIARTPPAGVAAASRALAGRRESFSTLPQIDCPTLVIAGAADTITPPDGMQAMHAMIPGSRYVVIPGAGHLTPIEQPATFATALREFVSELP; from the coding sequence ATGCAGTTTGTGATCGGTGATGGTGTTCTGCACTGCCAAGTCCTCGGCGATGGCCCGCCGATTCTGTTCATCCACGGCTTTCCACTGTCGCACGAAATGTGGCTGCCCGTGGCGGACCAACTGCGCGACCGCTGGCGGTGCATCCTGCCCGACCTCCGCGGTCACGGCCGCAGTGCCGTCTCGCCGGAAGTAACCATCACGCAGTTTGCGGACGACCTGGCAGCGTTATTGGATGCCATCAGCGAGACTCGACCGGTCGTGCCCGTCGGCCTCTCCATGGGCGGGGTCATCGCGCTGGAGTTCTTCCGGCAACAGCGCGCCCGCCTGCGTGCCCTCGTGCTCGCGAATTGCCGAGCGAACGCTGAGACCCCGGAAGGCATCGCGCGCCGCGCGGCGCTGGCACAGTCCGTGCTCCGCGACGGCAGCCAGGTCGCGGCCGACGCCATGATCGGCGATCTTTTCGCCCCTGCAGCCCCGGCCGGATTGCGCTCCGAGTGGCGCGCCCGCATCGCCCGTACGCCACCGGCGGGAGTCGCGGCCGCCAGCCGCGCCCTCGCCGGCCGCCGCGAGTCGTTCAGTACGTTGCCGCAGATCGACTGCCCGACACTCGTCATCGCGGGCGCCGCCGACACGATCACCCCACCGGACGGCATGCAGGCCATGCACGCCATGATTCCAGGCTCCCGTTACGTCGTCATCCCGGGTGCGGGACACTTGACGCCCATCGAGCAGCCCGCCACCTTCGCCACCGCCCTGCGCGAATTCGTATCTGAACTGCCGTAG